One part of the [Synechococcus] sp. NIES-970 genome encodes these proteins:
- a CDS encoding histidine triad protein, whose protein sequence is MSDTIFAKIIRREIPADIVYEDDLALGFRDVNPQAPVHILVIPKKPIPMLSEADDADQALLGHLLLTVKKIAQQENLAKGYRVVLNTGEDGGQTVFHLHLHLLGDRPLAWPPG, encoded by the coding sequence ATGAGCGATACGATTTTTGCCAAGATTATTCGACGTGAAATTCCAGCAGACATTGTTTATGAAGATGACCTTGCCCTAGGGTTCCGTGATGTGAACCCCCAGGCTCCCGTGCATATTTTGGTCATCCCCAAAAAGCCAATTCCGATGCTTTCAGAAGCTGATGATGCCGATCAAGCCCTCCTCGGACATTTACTATTGACTGTCAAAAAGATTGCCCAGCAGGAAAATTTAGCAAAGGGCTATCGGGTTGTCTTAAATACAGGGGAGGATGGGGGACAGACAGTATTCCATCTCCATCTTCATCTGCTTGGCGATCGCCCCCTCGCTTGGCCCCCCGGCTAA
- a CDS encoding hypothetical protein (conserved hypothetical protein) gives MTPITYSKFIHFLKEELAIPGESISVMERHRAKGSAHHPLPMVLWQYGLVTLEQLDRIYEWLETA, from the coding sequence ATGACGCCGATCACCTACTCAAAATTTATTCATTTCCTCAAGGAAGAGCTCGCTATCCCTGGAGAATCAATCTCCGTGATGGAACGTCACCGGGCTAAAGGCTCGGCACACCATCCCTTACCGATGGTTCTCTGGCAATATGGTCTTGTCACCCTTGAACAGCTAGACCGAATCTACGAATGGCTCGAAACTGCTTAG
- a CDS encoding hypothetical protein (conserved hypothetical protein), with product MAEPIPPITLPPITDPAIEGQWLQQSLQHWLDTEFLPEPANEKIANRAREIYVRQRLEGENDLGSLVIAIVTEMRSFNFKESFYGEFAVANAVSDLILDSLGIDRCCGN from the coding sequence ATGGCCGAACCGATTCCGCCGATTACGTTACCGCCGATCACAGATCCGGCGATCGAGGGGCAATGGCTCCAACAATCTCTACAACATTGGCTGGATACAGAATTTCTTCCGGAGCCCGCCAACGAAAAAATTGCTAATCGCGCCCGAGAAATTTATGTGCGCCAGCGGCTCGAAGGGGAAAATGATTTGGGCTCCCTGGTGATTGCGATCGTCACAGAGATGCGATCGTTCAATTTTAAAGAATCTTTCTATGGTGAATTTGCCGTCGCCAATGCCGTAAGTGATCTTATTCTCGATAGCCTAGGCATTGATCGCTGCTGTGGCAATTAA
- a CDS encoding ABC transporter family protein, which produces MIEVKQLSKTYGQTVAIADLSFRVEAGEIVGFLGPNGAGKTTTLRILSAYLPATAGTAKVVGYDVHDESMAVRRNLGYLPENPPLYPNMTVVGFLDFVAQIKGIPPGDRPEKITAALEKCQLQPKANVHIRKLSKGYRQRVGIAQAIVHDPPVIILDEPTVGLDPAQMIEVRHLIKSLGGDRTVLLSTHLLSEVSLTCDRVVMINQGHLVATDTPANLQHHFLGGHGYDIEIDGDRPQLENVLAPLGIVSRIEPLESGDRPRFRLTTADNPDLGRDIARTLVNSGIHLYELQRLRPSLEDVFLELLKAETAAPTEPTTELPDADSQ; this is translated from the coding sequence ATGATCGAAGTTAAACAGCTCAGTAAAACCTATGGCCAGACAGTGGCGATCGCCGACCTGAGTTTTCGGGTCGAGGCGGGGGAAATTGTCGGTTTTTTGGGGCCAAACGGCGCGGGGAAAACCACGACCCTCCGCATTTTAAGTGCCTATCTGCCGGCGACGGCGGGCACAGCGAAAGTTGTGGGTTATGATGTCCACGACGAATCGATGGCAGTGCGGCGTAACTTGGGTTATCTGCCAGAAAATCCGCCCCTCTATCCAAATATGACCGTGGTGGGCTTTCTGGATTTTGTCGCCCAAATTAAAGGAATTCCCCCAGGCGATCGCCCCGAAAAAATTACTGCTGCTTTGGAAAAATGTCAGTTGCAGCCCAAGGCCAATGTCCATATCCGCAAGCTATCTAAGGGCTACCGACAGCGGGTGGGCATCGCCCAGGCGATCGTCCATGACCCGCCGGTGATTATCCTCGATGAACCCACCGTTGGTTTAGATCCGGCCCAGATGATCGAGGTGCGCCACCTGATCAAATCCCTTGGGGGTGATCGCACGGTTTTGCTTTCCACCCATTTACTGTCAGAGGTGAGCCTCACCTGCGACCGGGTAGTCATGATTAACCAAGGGCATCTCGTCGCTACCGATACGCCCGCCAATCTGCAACATCACTTTCTCGGTGGCCACGGCTATGACATCGAAATTGATGGCGACCGCCCCCAGCTGGAAAATGTCCTGGCACCCTTGGGAATCGTCAGTCGCATTGAACCACTCGAGTCAGGCGATCGCCCCCGTTTCCGCTTAACCACTGCTGATAATCCTGATTTGGGTCGAGACATTGCCAGAACCCTCGTCAATAGTGGCATTCATCTCTATGAACTGCAACGCTTGCGGCCTAGCCTTGAGGACGTGTTCCTGGAGCTGTTAAAGGCAGAAACGGCTGCGCCCACTGAGCCCACTACAGAATTACCCGATGCTGATTCTCAATAA
- a CDS encoding hypothetical protein (conserved hypothetical protein): protein MSFDPADASFFTRLIPEPKVVTHREDGFYYFAYGSCMCPVDLGRTIGEDAHNYVVGLGILRDHRLAFNRKSPKRDTCGVLDVVPQSGSHVEGVLYHLPWHVSDKLDEREEIPINGYRHEQVTIECQGQEFLSVRIYVVVDKAPQEVPPDDWYFYVVMRGAITAGLSRDYSWRLFNHMKQLQRRQTL, encoded by the coding sequence ATGTCCTTCGATCCGGCTGACGCCTCGTTTTTTACCCGCCTTATCCCTGAACCGAAGGTCGTGACCCATCGCGAAGATGGCTTCTATTATTTCGCCTATGGTTCTTGTATGTGTCCGGTAGATCTGGGGCGGACTATTGGTGAGGATGCCCATAACTATGTCGTCGGGCTGGGAATTTTGAGAGACCATCGGCTGGCATTTAATCGTAAATCTCCCAAGCGTGATACTTGCGGTGTTTTAGATGTGGTTCCCCAATCAGGCAGCCATGTAGAAGGAGTACTCTATCATTTGCCTTGGCATGTGAGTGACAAACTAGATGAGCGGGAAGAAATCCCAATTAATGGTTATCGCCATGAACAGGTCACTATTGAGTGCCAGGGGCAAGAGTTTTTGTCGGTACGAATTTATGTAGTTGTCGACAAAGCGCCCCAGGAAGTCCCTCCAGATGACTGGTATTTTTATGTGGTGATGCGGGGAGCCATAACTGCCGGACTGTCACGAGACTATTCCTGGCGTCTGTTTAATCACATGAAACAGCTACAACGGCGCCAGACCCTTTAA
- a CDS encoding twin-arginine translocation protein, TatA/E family subunit: MFGLGWPEVLLILGVVVLIFGPKKIPEVGAALGKTLRGFKEEIEAPEGQDDYSDSERR; the protein is encoded by the coding sequence ATGTTTGGCTTAGGTTGGCCGGAAGTTTTGCTAATTTTAGGGGTTGTGGTCTTGATTTTTGGCCCGAAGAAAATCCCGGAAGTGGGGGCGGCCCTCGGTAAAACTCTCCGGGGCTTTAAGGAAGAAATCGAGGCTCCAGAAGGCCAGGACGACTATAGTGACTCGGAGCGTCGTTAA
- a CDS encoding phycocyanobilin:ferredoxin oxidoreductase gives MSAPTTKPTFYPLIEQLAGVILDTWQENLDLEPFTLPDDLGYIEGKLEGERLTIENTCYQSQHFRKMHLEMAKVGANLDILHCVMFPRTEYALPMFGCDLVGNPRGVSAAIADLSPTSADKTLSVAYQEKLRQNQDSLNFSQPRDLPEWGAIFSEFCLFIRPSNASEEQQFLERVREFLTIHCQQAKTLSPLPPAEQAIYLAGQQHYCQEQQRNDKTRRVLEKAFDPDWAERYMSQVLFDIPASK, from the coding sequence ATGAGTGCTCCCACCACCAAGCCCACCTTTTATCCCCTCATTGAACAGCTCGCCGGGGTGATCCTCGACACCTGGCAGGAAAACCTTGACCTCGAACCCTTTACCCTGCCTGACGACCTTGGTTATATCGAAGGCAAACTAGAAGGGGAGCGGTTGACCATCGAGAATACCTGCTACCAGAGTCAGCATTTCCGCAAAATGCACCTAGAAATGGCAAAAGTGGGGGCAAATCTTGATATTCTCCACTGCGTGATGTTTCCCCGCACCGAATATGCCCTACCGATGTTTGGCTGCGATTTAGTCGGGAATCCCCGGGGGGTTAGTGCGGCGATCGCCGATCTGTCGCCCACCAGTGCAGATAAAACGCTTTCCGTGGCATATCAGGAAAAACTGCGGCAAAATCAAGATTCTTTGAATTTTTCCCAGCCCCGCGATCTACCGGAATGGGGCGCGATTTTTTCGGAATTTTGCCTCTTTATTCGCCCCAGCAATGCTAGTGAAGAACAGCAGTTTTTAGAACGGGTACGGGAATTTTTAACGATTCATTGTCAGCAAGCCAAAACCCTCAGTCCCCTCCCCCCGGCAGAACAGGCGATTTATTTAGCTGGACAACAACATTACTGCCAAGAGCAGCAACGCAACGACAAAACCCGCCGCGTCCTGGAAAAAGCCTTTGATCCGGACTGGGCGGAGCGTTATATGAGTCAGGTGCTCTTTGATATTCCTGCTTCTAAGTAA
- a CDS encoding ABC transporter family protein: MLILNNIVAIFRRELQSYFFSPLAYIFAALLWLLGGIFFLTLLIGPQGIITFVATQEQMGGELPPVDVASEFLRAFFGVLGVLVLFLLPLLSMGLYAEERKQGTLELLATSPITNWAVAVGKLLGVLTFFSVLLLPMIIWELIIFTGAEPAFPLGLLLLPHLGLLLLVAAILSLGMFISSLTESSLVAAVLTFGLVLLLWLLDLLGDRLPGVLGAGLKHLSLLRHYNYFLAGILDSSSVVLLLSYSVLGVVLTAQSIEALRWTRR, from the coding sequence ATGCTGATTCTCAATAATATTGTGGCGATCTTTCGCCGGGAACTCCAAAGCTATTTTTTCTCCCCCCTCGCCTACATTTTTGCGGCACTCCTCTGGTTATTGGGGGGGATTTTCTTTCTCACTCTCCTCATTGGCCCCCAGGGGATCATCACCTTTGTGGCGACCCAGGAACAAATGGGGGGAGAGCTACCGCCAGTGGATGTGGCCAGTGAATTTTTACGGGCCTTTTTCGGTGTTTTGGGGGTTTTGGTGCTATTTCTTTTGCCGCTGCTGTCCATGGGGCTCTATGCCGAAGAACGCAAGCAGGGCACTTTAGAGTTACTCGCTACTTCGCCGATCACCAACTGGGCGGTAGCTGTCGGTAAATTACTTGGGGTTCTGACTTTTTTTTCGGTTCTACTGCTACCGATGATTATTTGGGAACTGATTATTTTCACAGGGGCAGAGCCAGCCTTTCCCCTGGGTCTTTTACTACTGCCCCACCTAGGATTATTACTACTTGTCGCCGCAATTCTCTCCCTGGGGATGTTTATTTCGTCCCTGACAGAAAGTTCCCTGGTGGCGGCGGTGCTCACTTTTGGCCTGGTGCTGCTGTTGTGGTTGTTGGATCTGTTGGGCGATCGCCTGCCTGGTGTTTTGGGGGCTGGCCTCAAACATCTATCCCTCCTGAGGCATTACAACTATTTCCTCGCCGGCATTTTAGACAGTAGTAGTGTGGTGTTGCTGTTGAGTTATAGCGTCCTTGGGGTGGTGCTGACAGCCCAGTCGATTGAGGCGCTGCGGTGGACACGGCGTTAG